The DNA segment tcttGTACTTTTTCAGGTGTCTCCATCAGCTGGTAGTTGTGGTGATCCCtctgaaggaggagaaggaggaaacgAAAACTGTGAATCGCAAGATGGAATCATCAAAATACCGGTAGTAGAAGCACAACCTAATCGAGATCGAGATGTCATAGATCAGGGAGATAGAAATGCAACACTCAAAACGACGGTTACAAAGCCTCATCAGTGTTCAATCTGTACAAAACACTTCTCTCGGAGTAATAATTTGAAAGTCCACATGCGtactcacaccaaagagaaaCCTTACCGGTGTACAGTCTGTAAAAAAAGTTTCTCTCTTTCTAATAATTTGAATCTCCACATGCGTACTCACACCGAAGAGAAACCTTACAAGTGTAGAGTCTGTACAAAATGTTTCTCTCGGTCTGATTCTTTGAATATCCACATGCGAACTCACACAAAAGAGAAACCTTaccagtgtacagtctgtacaaaAAGTTTCTCTCTTTCTTGTACTTTGAATCACCACATGCGtactcacaccaaagagaaaCCTTACAagtgtacagtctgtacaaaAAGTTTCTCTTCATCTAGTAATTTGAATGTCCACATGCAtactcacaccaaagagaaaacttaccagtgtacagtctgtacaaaAAGTTTCTCTGGATCTAGAAATTTGAAAGTCCACATGCATAAtactcacaccaaagagaaaacttaccagtgtacagtctgtaaAAAAAGTTTCTCTCGGTCTGATTCTTTGAATGTCCACCTGCGAACTCACACCGAAGAGAAACCTTACAagtgtacagtctgtacaaaATGTTTCTCTCGGTCTGATTCTTTGAATGTTCACATGCGAACTCACACCAAAAAGAAACCTTACAagtgtacagtctgtacaaaAACATTCTCTCAGTCTGGTCATTTGAATGTCCACTCGCTtactcacaccaaagagaaaccttaccagtgtacagtctgtacaaaATCGTTCTCTCAGTCTGGTTCTTTGGGAAAGCACATGTGTACTCACACCAAAGGGAAACCTTAGCGTAATACGGTCTGCACAAAGAGTTTCTCTCCCTGTGATCATTTGTATATCCACTTGCTTACTCACAGTAAAGAGAAGCCTTACAAGTGAACAGTCGGTACGATGAGCTTCACTGTGTCTTGTAATTATTTGATTCGTTTATTTGTTGATACACCAGACAATTTGAAATCTTGCAGATATGAGGTACTCTCATCAGCCTGATTCCCTCCCTGCCTAATAGACTGTTTAGAGGTCGTAATGTTGAGAATTGTTGATACAAGAGAGTATTTCAAATGAGATGTCAAAAATCTCACTTCTATTACTTTGTCAACTATTACAATGGCTCATTCACCCCCTTGTATCTTGAAAAACGTTTCCTTCCATGAGCAGCTTCATGAAGGTGGAGAGTAGTGGTTTGAAGGTGGTAGGTGAGGGGGAATGCGCAGGATGGTCCCATTCAGACCAATTGCTTTGTGGTGATTGCCATGTTGGTCTGACAGGGAAAAAATCTGACTCCATGTAAGCGTAGCAATATTATaacttcaaaaataaatgaccTTCAGCCCTGAAATCCTTAGTACACTTAAATTATGAACCTGCCTTGTAGagcaattattattactaatatgaatattatgttgGAAAACGTCATGCTTACAGGAAATCTAATAGATGATTGACATATTAT comes from the Nilaparvata lugens isolate BPH chromosome 1, ASM1435652v1, whole genome shotgun sequence genome and includes:
- the LOC111043585 gene encoding zinc finger protein 664, giving the protein MNSVLRVKSEPRDMDEDDIKEEIDIDYTMSWLGKQEVLVDEQVSSNPGSLPTVKEEETNSNEEEDIREGDDEENERTLIKETTLPTAYVRLVRLEVMHSNARRQYQNQSSDHEFVSPSAGSCGDPSEGGEGGNENCESQDGIIKIPVVEAQPNRDRDVIDQGDRNATLKTTVTKPHQCSICTKHFSRSNNLKVHMRTHTKEKPYRCTVCKKSFSLSNNLNLHMRTHTEEKPYKCRVCTKCFSRSDSLNIHMRTHTKEKPYQCTVCTKSFSLSCTLNHHMRTHTKEKPYKCTVCTKSFSSSSNLNVHMHTHTKEKTYQCTVCTKSFSGSRNLKVHMHNTHTKEKTYQCTVCKKSFSRSDSLNVHLRTHTEEKPYKCTVCTKCFSRSDSLNVHMRTHTKKKPYKCTVCTKTFSQSGHLNVHSLTHTKEKPYQCTVCTKSFSQSGSLGKHMCTHTKGKP